Within the Anguilla rostrata isolate EN2019 chromosome 6, ASM1855537v3, whole genome shotgun sequence genome, the region CACATCACCCGGACGCGGTCCGTCCAGCGCGCGGGCGGCGAGATGGAGACGAGGACCGGCAGGCGGCCGCTGgccagggaggagggagagtgacCTCCGAGCCGCCGgacaaggggagggggagacgaaaaggggggaggggaggcagcCTGGAGAGCAGGGGAAGAGGAGACCTGAGTGGGAAATCCGACGGAGAGGAGCGCTCCTGGCTTCCGCTCAAAATAGCGTCCAAAATGCCAGAGGCGAACTACCTGCTGTCTGTGTCCTGGGGCTACATTAAGGTGTGTAATTAGGCTCGGTttctgaggggtggggggacggaCGAACGGAAATGGCGGGGCTTCGCGTGCCGCGCTTTTAGGATTCTGAGGGTGGTCTGGAGGGAAAGCTGGTCGTCCTCTACTGCGTCTGTGCTTAGCTTCGTATTGCAGATGTGAGGTGGGCAGGCTTTGAGAAGCTGGAAAACTAGGCTTCTGTGCATTTTGAATTGAACGAGTATTTGGGGCACGATGGTGCAAAGCACAGTGTACCATATAGtatttctttttgctttttccaGGTGTAGATTGTTTTTCAGTGCGGCCATTTTTTGTCACCTGCATGTATTGGAagaaatgtgtatgtttgcttTCCGGTTCTGAAGACACGTGCCATTTCTTTGCTTGTGTGATTAATGTGTGATAAAGCTGTCAATTAATGCCACGGTAGAACCCATAATCGTGCCACAGGTCAGCATGTGCTcacctgtccctctccccctttctgtcTTTCAGTTCAAGAGAATGTTGAACCGGGAGCTGACGCACTTGTCGGAGATGAGTCGCTCCGGCAACCAAGTGTCCGAGTTCATCTCCAGCACCTTCCTAGGTAAGCGCACCAGCCAAACACCTGAGCTTGACGAGGAGAGAGGACGACAGGCTTGCACGTGTGCCTGCACGCATTCTCACACACGTTCTCAAGCACGCGCGCAtgaaaacactgacacacacacacacacacacagacacacgcacacacactagggTCACACATCAGTTTACAGTGACAGCGCATTGATTTAGTGCCCATAAACCCATTTGCAGTGTTGGTGCAGTACACGTGAACAGATCCACTAGTGcgtgacacacaaaaaaagtagGCTGTACACTGAAGCGCAGTTTTCAGTAATGGACAAATGACTCTGTGAGATCAATGGTGAATGTGTTGTGCTTCGGGACAGGACAGGGATCAAAAGGCTGGGTGATATTGTCAAGGCTCTGCTGGGCCatgtgtttggggctgctgcTGGTGTCTGGTGATGGAATTATTGTGTGCCGGTGCCGATACGAATGGTCACCGGCACCATTTCATTGGATTAGCCGCCGCGGTGGCCTTCACGGGGCCCAGAGGTCACGCCGCGGCTCTGAGCCGTCCCTGTTCACGGCACGGCCGAATCTGCCAGGGTCGCGCCGCGGTCGTCTGCCCCGGGAGTGCGATCCGGTCCGATCCGGTCTGCGGGAGACGCTCCACTGCAGTGCAcgagtgcgtgtgcgcatgcgcccgcccgcgcgcgtgtgtgtgcgcgcatctTCATGCATTATACAGCAGGCGCTCGGTGGTCCCCCTCTCGCAAAGCCGAGCCGGCGGGTTCCATGACTCACATCCCAATTAGCCAGAGGCAGCAGTGGCACCTCCGCTTTCCCGTCAGTGTCCTGCGCCCTGTTAAAAAATGCCCAGGCCCCCCAGGTGAATATCACTTTCCTCACAGATGAGggaacagaggggggagggggggggggaggccgtGAATAGAACTGACCATCCCGACTCGTTTTCTCTTGGGTTCCCAGATGCGTTTCCGCTGAGCCGGAAACgctgcggggtgggggtgtttaaGAGACGTTTTAGAGCACCCAGCCCCGCCATCTGGGGGTCcctgccagtgtgtgtgagagagagagggaaggagagagtgagagggagaggtggagagggagagggagactcgTAATTAATATGGAGAGTGTCAGCTGCGCTGAACATGTGATGCTGcgtgtttggaggggggggggtgcgctgcCCCACCTGCACGAAACCGGAGCATCCGCCGCACACGCGCCACCCACATGGAactattcctgcctctctgtctACTTTGGCCGAGCTGGCATCAAAGCTTTCTGCCGCcgttacttgtttttttttttctcctccctcccaccccacgTGCTTTATCTCTATCCTCTTGGAATTTCAGTGCGTTGCGCTCCGCTATGCTAAGTCCCTTTGAATTCATTGTGTCTCAGAAAACTGAGAAACGGGCAAGATTGCAGTCATGTTGAAGGGGTAATGAATAGCGTCTCGCTCTCATTTCACaaaaccccctccaccccaacccccacctatACGACGACTACGTCTCCACCTCAGTAGCCTTTCACCGCTCTGTGTCTTTTGATTAagcggagggagagagctcagatggccattataaaaaaaattatcatcaCAGTAATTGAATAACTGTGTAAGGACGTGGGCTAATAGCAGCGGTAGCTGAGCAGAGGTGGAGAAACGGATCCTGTGCAGGAAACTGCTTAGGCTACAGTCCCCAGACCATATCAATCCAGCATAATTCCCTCAGACAGATGGCAGGACTCTGCCAGTTGATCATTTCTTTTACCGCTGAGATGCCCCCCTGTACAGTCGGGCACTGGGTTTCACGCCATACGCCATGTGCAGATACCAGGCTGCTATTGTTCAGGAGTAGGCGGCTGATGTCATTGGAAAAGTGGGGCAAGACAGCGCCGTCTCCCCTGGGTCCAAGCGTGTGTCTTGTTTTAGGTCTTCTCCGCAGCACCTGAATTGTTTGACGGAGCAAAACAAATGCTGCCATTGTCCAACGAAATGAAGCTTGTGGTAAAAAGAGAAGTTCTCTCTCTGTTGCCTTACAACCACAGGTACAGGTTATGAAGGAGATTGAAATCCAGACTGAGTAGCATTAGTAAATGAACCTCTGTGCCAGTTAAAGAGCAGGGTTATAGGGGTAATGAGATGAGCCAAAAGGCTGGTCAGACACCTTTCAGGCACAGTGAACCCTAAAGGACATCTAGTAACAGCGGTTTgttgtcctcttcctcctgtgcCCCCCTCTACAGATAAGCAGAACGAGGTGGAGATCTCCCCTCCAGCACCCAAGGGcagggagaagaagaaaaagcagcaGGTGATGACCCAGATCAGCGGGGTGAAGAAGGTGTCACACGGACCCGGCCTTTCCAACTGTGGGATCCCCCGATTCGGTGTCCGATCAGAAAAGGAAGACCAGTTGGGCAAGGTAAAGCCCTCATCCTAAATTGTTCAGTCAATTGCTCCCATATGATCGAAGATACAACATTATCTTAAATGGGACAGAGTTCATTGCATATAGGCATTTGAAGTAGTTTCACAGGATTTGTGTAGTATGACTTAAACTAGGATAACATTTGTTGAGGGTCAGATTGTGCCTTACCCGTTCACTGGAAAGCAGTGCTTTGATTCTCACACTACCATCTCTTTGGAAGGAACTGGACGACCTGAACAAGTGGGGCCTGAACATCTTCCGAGTGTCAGAGTTCTCCAACCACAGACCGCTCACCTGTATCATGTACGCTATCTTCCAGGTGAGAGCCCACCTCAGCTATCTcttcaaatttatttgaaatgcttttgcCTGCAGAGAGACTGAGCCAAGTATTAAGTAAGCACAGAGTAGAGAATGATgaacattattaatatttaattttgaaaatgaagtaAAACACATTGTCTTATATTGGAACCAGAGCTGTGATAAACTATTGATAGTTTACTCTGTAATCCCTTGTTAGAACCAGCTTGCAGTTGTGTTACAAGAAGTGCTACTACCGAGGAGCAGTCTTATGCCAGTTGGATAGATTTAAGCCAAAGGCAACATCAAGGGAACGAGTGAATCATCTTCTTAGCTGTCCTGCTAAAAGGACAGCAAAACCTTTTAATTGGTTCAAAAAGTCAGTTTAGCTCCACCCACTGTGAGATTCATGAAACTCCCTCTCTAGCCCAGTTAGTTCTTGCATCCTCTTTAATAAGTCATttcacccccgcccctcccccatacCCAGGAGAGAGAGCTGATGAAGACATTTAAGATCCCTGCCGACACCTTTGTGACCTTCATGATGACCCTGGAGGACCATTACCATAGCGACGTGGCATACCACAACAGCCTGCACGCCGCGGACGTGGCTCAGTCCACCCACATCCTCCTGTCCACGCCGGCGCTGGATGTAAGCACCTTCATTCTTCCTCTTGGCCCGCAGGCTTGCCCAGACCACCTGTCTTCTGCCTGCTTCATCCAGCTCAGGGCTTTTTTCAGCTCCagtttaatatgcattttaaagaatACATTCAATGTAAAAACTATCTTTCTCACCAGCCACTGGTGTAGATAAAAAGCCCTCTGTGATCTAAAGTATGATatattgtttgatttgaaattttgaaaCTCATGATAtgcccccccctgtcccccaccctgccctctcCAGGCTGTCTTCACAGATCTGGAGATCCTTGCTGCCATCTTTGCTGCCGCAATCCATGACGTGGACCACCCTGGAGTCTCCAACCAGTTCCTGATCAACACCAGTGAGTTCCCCTACTGGAAGCTCATTCTCATGGTTAACCAGCTGATCAGCTCTGTATTctagacatttaaaaatattccctCTGCTATTGAAGCTGAAGCTTAAATATAAGTTTCATAAATGagattttatgcattttgccGGGGGGCAGGATGAATAAGGGAAATAACTGTGACAGTGGATGTTCCGACCGGTCCTGACCGGGTTCCTCTCTTGCGTCCTTTTCCCCAGACTCGGAGCTGGCCCTCATGTACAATGATGAGTCGGTGCTGGAGAACCATCACCTGGCTGTGGGCTTCaagctcctgcaggaggagaactGCGACATCTTCCAGAACCTGAGCAAGAAGCAGCGGCAGTCCCTCAGGAAGATGGTCATCGACATGGTGAGCCCCGCTCTACCCCTCAAACGGTCACAGACCATTTGTAGTTGCCGAGGCATGGAGCCGGTTTATGTGTGGTTGCCAGGACACAGACCTGACAGAATTGTGTGTTGTGATTCTTCCAGGTGTTAGCGACTGACATGTCTAAGCACATGAGCTTGCTGGCAGACCTGAAAACCATGGTGGAGACCAAGAAGGTGACCAGCTCTGGAGTGCTTCTGCTGGACAACTACACAGACAGAATACAGGTATGATCCTATCAACCTCAGCTGTTCGTAAAGTGCATGTCTAAACCCTGAATGACTCAAGGCTTAATATATAAAGATCATTTTTCAGTGTTCCAAACATCCTGAGTCCtcacaaaagtaaaataaaggaCTTGATAGAGctttgagaaaacaaaatgatgttCTGTGATACTTATGATTGGGCTGCTCTACAGTTTCTATGGTTCCTTGAATTTAGGAGGAGAAGTATTGTTTGTATATTGTGGTGACATGTGAGCTTACccctgtctccctttctctgttgCCTGGGAAACAGGTCCTTCGTAACATGGTGCACTGTGCTGACCTCAGTAATCCCACCAAGTCCCTGGAGCTGTACCGGCAGTGGACCGACCGCATCATGGACGAGTTCTTCCACCAGGGCGACAAAGAACGGGAGAGGGGCATGGAGATCAGCCCCATgtgtgacaaacacacagcctctgTGGAAaaatcacaggtgtgtgtgtatgtctgtgtgtgtgtgtgcgtgttttgtcAGCTACTTGTATAGATGTATACCAGTAACATAATATACTTTTTTGTTTATACCGTATAGTGCCAGTTTACCAGTAAAGTAGTTTTACTAAACTGAAGCCAAATAAAAGTAAAGACCATCTTCAGAACTTTTAGAACGTCTAATTCTTGAGCTAACACTGAGAGGACTACACCCCCCGTGACTACTGCTTGTTAGCCTGAAGCTTTCATAATTTTTGGGCGCAGTGCTTATTTGGAATTTATGTGTAGTCTAATGTGCAACTGTGTTGTGGTGACAGGTGGGCTTCATTGACTACATCGTGCACCCTCTGTGGGAGACGTGGGGGGACCTGGTGCACCCCGACGCCCAGGACATCCTGGATACCCTGGAGGACAACCGGAACTGGTACCAGAGCATGATCCCCCAGAGCCCGTCCCCGCCATTTTACGAGCCGGACAAAGGCCAGGCCGGCAGCGGGGGGGACAAGTTCCAGTTTGAGCTgacgctggaggaggaggagggcgactCCGAGGAAGGCACGGAGCGGGACGAGGAGTACAGCCAGGGCGAGGAGGGGGCGACGCACTCCTCGGTGGACTATGACTGCGAAGGCGAGGAGCCCGCCGCTCACATAGAGATCATCACACAGGACGCCTCGCCTGTCGACACATAGCACGGCGGGAATGGCGGAACGGCGAGCTGCATTCGGAGGAGAAacactccttttttttccagaagccTCGGTGGTTGACTTTTGAGTCAGCGGAGGCGCTAGTCCTCCTGTCCAGAGGGGGCGCACTTGCCTCTGGAGCCGGGACCAGGACAGTCGATGAAGGAGCTCTCAGGAAACTGCTACAGTCACTTGGGCCCCAATGGGCAAATGGAACACTTTACGCGGCCCAACGGAAGGATCTGGGGCCGCTGGAGTGGATGAGCCTGACATTATcgagattttatttttggggtttGTGGTGACTTTTTATGAGGGGATGTCCTGAGGTAGCATATGAACTACTGATATACAGGTATTTGTAATGCAAAGAGTTCACTCTTCTTGTAACATTTGTCTAAAGactttgtgtgcctttttttacaattgtctttttaaagttctgtttctatttattgaacacattttagTAGATTTGAATGGTAAAGTGTTTTGACAGATGGCTGAAGAGGAGAATATTTTTATCTCTTAAATGAAGAATGAATGCAAAGTCTTCCTTATTAATTTTATTGGGCAATACCTGAGTGAACGGAGGCACTGTCTTTACAGAATAAATTCCACAAACGTGGCGTAATATATAGTACTCATTTCATATGGGTGGGATATTGGGAAAGGGAAATGCTTTACAACAAGCACAggttcattatttaattataccTAATCATAAGATactcatgaaaataaaaagtacgTCTATTGCCATTTATGCCACAGATTTTGTCAGGGTAAAGTAGTAATGTTCAAAACATTTAAgaaattagtttatttttgtgttaattgtatttgtttcatttgcacTGTACATATTCTTGTGGAGAAAACAATGCTTCTTTTATCAGCCAATTATTTTGCCTCTGgtaaaatgaacatgaaattCCGACGATGTCAGGAAGCAAGGAAAAACGCAAATTCGGGAGGATAAAAGCACTTCGACGCGATACGTCTCTGATCAAAATGAACGTTTAGTCTCACTGGAAATGAGAATGCCTCacattaattgaattaatcaaAACTGTTCCCTGTATCTGATATCAACAATGTAAGTCACTTCCTCGCTAACCGCTAATTAGCTGCTCTCAAAAGGCATAAAGCCAACCCATTGTGTGTTAACGCAATGAGCTCTTTCCCTTTCAATATAGTCACGTCAATTCAGAGAGATAATGGACACTTCACTTCAAAATATGTGGTTGTGGCCATGctcactgccaaaaaaaaaaagacgaaaatTAGAAGCAATTGGGTATCGCTTGGCTTCACTGACACAAGCGTGTTATATTCATTTACACCAGAGGCATTACTCTTACTGATACTGTAGCACATCTCCTAATGTCTCACAATCTGTATTTGATTCTCCAACATCGTCTAGAACTCTGCACATATCAAGAACAGAAAGCAACCAAAAAGAACAGAAGCCTTCCATAGAAAAAGTGTTTGTGCTGGTGCAATATGTGAGGGAGCTAtaagaaaaatgctttaaaaaaactgcatttattcCTGAAAAAACAAAGCCTATCCTTTGTTCTCTCCATTGCCATCTTGAGGTACTTCAACTCCAGTGTCTTTCACTGTCGTGTTGGCGTGAATTTGGCAAGctgaaaaaagcatttcagcATTAACAAAAGACAAATTTGTCATCATCAATGCCTTGTCTTCACACTTGGGAGTGAAGATTTAGCCACACATTGCCCGCCCTCAAGCTTTGCACGAGCCCTTGTTCGTCCTTTGCTGTTTATAACAGTGGTATTTATTACTTTATCTATAAATGttcattgtaaatgtattttaatttatatgcaCAAGCATTACCTGGGATGGGTGGTGTTAATGTGTCCTGGCTCAGACCAAGGAGCCATTTTGATTCTGtagtatgtttatgttttttttatttatatattgcacAAAATTTTTAGTGCCCTGAACAGTGGCTATAAGACATACGTAACCCATGGGAGTCAAGGTGGTCTAGGTGAAGGAAGAATTTGTTTGATGTTGTAATTAAGCTATATAGTGCTTGTAGCACCTGAACTCTAACAATGCAGCATTTTGAATGCAGATTGCTGGCATTCCGTGAAATTCCAGTTGACGGGAAGTGATAGGAAATCCACATACAGCGTAACCGTTCAGAAAATGTAGAGCGGGATGATGATGCTGGTGGCATGTTTCAATTTCTCTGAATGCCAGTGTGAATTTCATATGATATCCATTACAAAAATGTGATCTCATGTAATTATTGTGCTAATGTGAACTGTTCTCTGACCAAACTTGTTAGCAGTTTTTAAATTCAGATAGTCTGTTTTACATTATAATCTATGTTAAAGCTTTTGGTCCAAATGGTTAG harbors:
- the LOC135256556 gene encoding 3',5'-cyclic-AMP phosphodiesterase 4B-like isoform X4, with product MPEANYLLSVSWGYIKFKRMLNRELTHLSEMSRSGNQVSEFISSTFLDKQNEVEISPPAPKGREKKKKQQVMTQISGVKKVSHGPGLSNCGIPRFGVRSEKEDQLGKELDDLNKWGLNIFRVSEFSNHRPLTCIMYAIFQERELMKTFKIPADTFVTFMMTLEDHYHSDVAYHNSLHAADVAQSTHILLSTPALDAVFTDLEILAAIFAAAIHDVDHPGVSNQFLINTNSELALMYNDESVLENHHLAVGFKLLQEENCDIFQNLSKKQRQSLRKMVIDMVLATDMSKHMSLLADLKTMVETKKVTSSGVLLLDNYTDRIQVLRNMVHCADLSNPTKSLELYRQWTDRIMDEFFHQGDKERERGMEISPMCDKHTASVEKSQVGFIDYIVHPLWETWGDLVHPDAQDILDTLEDNRNWYQSMIPQSPSPPFYEPDKGQAGSGGDKFQFELTLEEEEGDSEEGTERDEEYSQGEEGATHSSVDYDCEGEEPAAHIEIITQDASPVDT
- the LOC135256556 gene encoding 3',5'-cyclic-AMP phosphodiesterase 4B-like isoform X1, encoding MKKSRSVLTVSPGDEKKEPPGGDGGPSEPSPSPCTLGVDLRRGRRRHSGTLQLPPLSWRQAERARTPDEDLVSRPTTLPFFPPPRIDITPVEPDSFDVENGPSASCSPLDPQASPGSGLVLHTNFPGHGQRRESFLYRSDSDYDLSPKSMSRNSSIVSELHGDDLIVTPFAQVLASLRSVRNNITVLTNVQCASNKRSPAASQPQTTKVCLPEESYQKLAMESMEELDWCLDQLEAIQTYRSVSEMASNKFKRMLNRELTHLSEMSRSGNQVSEFISSTFLDKQNEVEISPPAPKGREKKKKQQVMTQISGVKKVSHGPGLSNCGIPRFGVRSEKEDQLGKELDDLNKWGLNIFRVSEFSNHRPLTCIMYAIFQERELMKTFKIPADTFVTFMMTLEDHYHSDVAYHNSLHAADVAQSTHILLSTPALDAVFTDLEILAAIFAAAIHDVDHPGVSNQFLINTNSELALMYNDESVLENHHLAVGFKLLQEENCDIFQNLSKKQRQSLRKMVIDMVLATDMSKHMSLLADLKTMVETKKVTSSGVLLLDNYTDRIQVLRNMVHCADLSNPTKSLELYRQWTDRIMDEFFHQGDKERERGMEISPMCDKHTASVEKSQVGFIDYIVHPLWETWGDLVHPDAQDILDTLEDNRNWYQSMIPQSPSPPFYEPDKGQAGSGGDKFQFELTLEEEEGDSEEGTERDEEYSQGEEGATHSSVDYDCEGEEPAAHIEIITQDASPVDT
- the LOC135256556 gene encoding 3',5'-cyclic-AMP phosphodiesterase 4B-like isoform X2, with amino-acid sequence MSGAEPGPSEPRPDPAVRTFKEHMRLELEPPKPAGTRAGSPKISPRSSPRFFRKPMVNKSIRQRRRFTVAHTCFDVENGPSASCSPLDPQASPGSGLVLHTNFPGHGQRRESFLYRSDSDYDLSPKSMSRNSSIVSELHGDDLIVTPFAQVLASLRSVRNNITVLTNVQCASNKRSPAASQPQTTKVCLPEESYQKLAMESMEELDWCLDQLEAIQTYRSVSEMASNKFKRMLNRELTHLSEMSRSGNQVSEFISSTFLDKQNEVEISPPAPKGREKKKKQQVMTQISGVKKVSHGPGLSNCGIPRFGVRSEKEDQLGKELDDLNKWGLNIFRVSEFSNHRPLTCIMYAIFQERELMKTFKIPADTFVTFMMTLEDHYHSDVAYHNSLHAADVAQSTHILLSTPALDAVFTDLEILAAIFAAAIHDVDHPGVSNQFLINTNSELALMYNDESVLENHHLAVGFKLLQEENCDIFQNLSKKQRQSLRKMVIDMVLATDMSKHMSLLADLKTMVETKKVTSSGVLLLDNYTDRIQVLRNMVHCADLSNPTKSLELYRQWTDRIMDEFFHQGDKERERGMEISPMCDKHTASVEKSQVGFIDYIVHPLWETWGDLVHPDAQDILDTLEDNRNWYQSMIPQSPSPPFYEPDKGQAGSGGDKFQFELTLEEEEGDSEEGTERDEEYSQGEEGATHSSVDYDCEGEEPAAHIEIITQDASPVDT
- the LOC135256556 gene encoding 3',5'-cyclic-AMP phosphodiesterase 4B-like isoform X3 is translated as MGDRVLEAMFRRSPCHRSRVHFDFSEEVTRRVHSSGFSFDVENGPSASCSPLDPQASPGSGLVLHTNFPGHGQRRESFLYRSDSDYDLSPKSMSRNSSIVSELHGDDLIVTPFAQVLASLRSVRNNITVLTNVQCASNKRSPAASQPQTTKVCLPEESYQKLAMESMEELDWCLDQLEAIQTYRSVSEMASNKFKRMLNRELTHLSEMSRSGNQVSEFISSTFLDKQNEVEISPPAPKGREKKKKQQVMTQISGVKKVSHGPGLSNCGIPRFGVRSEKEDQLGKELDDLNKWGLNIFRVSEFSNHRPLTCIMYAIFQERELMKTFKIPADTFVTFMMTLEDHYHSDVAYHNSLHAADVAQSTHILLSTPALDAVFTDLEILAAIFAAAIHDVDHPGVSNQFLINTNSELALMYNDESVLENHHLAVGFKLLQEENCDIFQNLSKKQRQSLRKMVIDMVLATDMSKHMSLLADLKTMVETKKVTSSGVLLLDNYTDRIQVLRNMVHCADLSNPTKSLELYRQWTDRIMDEFFHQGDKERERGMEISPMCDKHTASVEKSQVGFIDYIVHPLWETWGDLVHPDAQDILDTLEDNRNWYQSMIPQSPSPPFYEPDKGQAGSGGDKFQFELTLEEEEGDSEEGTERDEEYSQGEEGATHSSVDYDCEGEEPAAHIEIITQDASPVDT